From the Fictibacillus halophilus genome, the window GCTCGCTTTCCGCGGGGCAGGCGGTGAGCCCCTTGCCGCTTTGCGCCCTTAAGGGTCTCACCTGACCGCTTGTCCCGCAGGAGTCGGCAACCTTCCGCTCCAATCAACTTGCAGTGGGTAAAAGATTCAATAGCCCAATCCTTAAGAAAAAAAGAAGAGTATCTACTTTCCATCTTCTTTTTTCTACAAATTTTCGAGGCATTAAAAAAGCGTACACCTAACTTGCAGGTGTACGTTTTCTAGTGTTATCTTTTTTCTTCTCGTATGATTCTCTTTTCTCTAGTCGTTGCCTCGTCTCGTAATACTGGTTGTTCTCTAATAACCGTTTCACGATGAACGTGATCTGCCTTTCTTACTGAGAATAGCCTTTTCAGCAGCATGCCGACTACACCATACACAATGATTGCAACAATCGTAGACAATTCGATCAGAAATCCATT encodes:
- a CDS encoding YggT family protein; protein product: MRRSVPATIISFIVGIIQLILILRFIFQLFNANEGAAFAQLIYGLSQPLLLPFAAIFPNIELANGFLIELSTIVAIIVYGVVGMLLKRLFSVRKADHVHRETVIREQPVLRDEATTREKRIIREEKR